Proteins encoded within one genomic window of Sphingosinicella ginsenosidimutans:
- a CDS encoding phosphoribosylglycinamide synthetase C domain-containing protein, producing MRFLGVTETCDLAALYLRLQAAGHEVRVAIAEEKARGTLAGLVAHSPDWRRELDWIRAAGPDGIILFEAVSDGLGALQDSLRAEGFNVVGGSAFGDRLENDRAFAQQLLADLGLAVAGTWEFSSVAHADAFIAARPGRYVLKFSGPGFASSDNHVGTWPDGADIRAILAARAPGIGEGTRFILMDRIDGLEMGVGAYFDGRDFLRPACLDWEHKRFFTGNLGELTGEMGTVATFDRSDRFFERSLARVGPLLRDHGHVGYVNLNTIVNEAGIWPLEFTCRFGYPGYAVLDPLQATKWAELLAMMTKARAADFRTHPGFSVGVVLTTPPFPYSRKEIDAPVGLPVFLPDDLTPEDRRHIHFGEIGSAGGRLVTSGLYGWTMVVTGTAPTIEQARDEAYRRVRRIDIPDMRYRLDIGEALIAGEHRATPGASWRSACAKWL from the coding sequence ATGCGATTTCTGGGCGTCACGGAGACCTGCGATCTGGCCGCGCTCTACCTGCGCCTGCAGGCGGCGGGGCACGAGGTGCGCGTCGCGATCGCCGAGGAGAAGGCGCGCGGCACCCTCGCCGGGCTGGTCGCCCACAGCCCGGACTGGCGGCGCGAGCTCGACTGGATCCGTGCCGCCGGGCCCGACGGCATCATCCTGTTCGAGGCGGTGTCCGACGGCCTCGGGGCCCTTCAGGATTCGCTTCGCGCCGAGGGCTTCAACGTGGTGGGCGGCAGCGCCTTCGGCGACCGGCTCGAAAACGACCGGGCCTTCGCGCAGCAGCTTCTCGCGGACCTGGGGCTTGCCGTTGCCGGCACCTGGGAATTCTCAAGCGTGGCGCATGCGGACGCTTTCATCGCCGCCCGCCCAGGCCGCTATGTCCTGAAGTTCAGCGGACCCGGCTTCGCATCGAGCGACAACCATGTCGGCACTTGGCCGGACGGAGCGGACATCCGCGCGATCCTCGCGGCGCGCGCGCCCGGGATCGGGGAGGGGACCCGCTTCATCCTGATGGACCGGATCGACGGCCTGGAAATGGGGGTCGGCGCCTATTTCGACGGCCGCGATTTCCTGAGGCCCGCCTGCCTCGACTGGGAGCACAAGCGCTTCTTCACCGGAAATCTCGGCGAGCTGACCGGGGAGATGGGCACGGTCGCAACCTTCGATCGCAGCGACCGCTTCTTCGAGCGGTCGCTGGCCCGGGTCGGGCCGTTGCTTCGCGATCATGGCCATGTCGGCTATGTGAACCTCAACACGATCGTGAACGAGGCGGGGATCTGGCCGCTCGAGTTCACCTGCCGCTTCGGCTATCCGGGCTATGCCGTTCTCGACCCGCTGCAGGCGACGAAATGGGCCGAGCTGCTGGCGATGATGACGAAGGCGCGCGCCGCGGATTTCAGGACGCATCCCGGCTTTTCCGTCGGCGTCGTGCTGACCACGCCGCCTTTCCCTTACTCCCGCAAGGAGATTGACGCCCCCGTCGGGCTCCCCGTCTTCCTGCCGGACGATCTGACGCCCGAAGACCGCAGGCACATCCATTTCGGAGAGATCGGGAGTGCCGGCGGCCGGCTGGTGACCAGCGGCCTTTATGGCTGGACGATGGTCGTGACCGGAACCGCACCGACGATCGAACAGGCGCGCGACGAAGCCTATCGCCGCGTGCGCCGCATCGACATTCCCGATATGCGCTACCGCCTCGACATCGGCGAGGCGCTCATCGCCGGGGAGCATCGCGCGACGCCGGGCGCATCCTGGAGATCGGCCTGCGCGAAATGGTTGTGA